The following is a genomic window from Magnetospirillum sp. XM-1.
AGGACCCTCGGGCCTTCTCCGTCCGGCGTCCATGCGGGAAGCACGATGACGGGATCCCCGCCTTCCTCGGCGGGTTCCCATGAGCCGTCCGGCGAGAGGATGGCGCGGGCGACGCCGTAGCCGCCGGCGATGGCCAGCGCGGCGGGGCCGATGCCCTTCCTCTCCATCCATTCGTCATGGCTTGGACGGACCCGCTCCCGGGCGCGTTCGAATTCTGCGGCGAGCCATTCCAGCATGCCGGTCTCCTGGGATGGGGTTCAGCCCGGCGCGGCCGCTTTCTGCCGGGATGACCGGCGGCGCAGCAGCTCGAAGGCCCGCCGCAGCGCATAGGAGCGCACGACGGACAGGGCGGTGAAGGCGATGGTGATGGCCAGCGTCTGGGAGGGCGAGGCCTCCACGCCGAACAATGGATAGACGAAGGCGGCAAGCGCCCAGGACAGGCAGAAGCCGATCCCGGTGTTGGCTCCCGCCTCCATGGCCGACATGGCGCGTGTCTGCATTCTCATTCCCTCGGTTCCGCGCTCCTCGGACAGAGCGCGGACGGGGGAATGGTTCCTGTTTTGTTCCTTTGGGGAAAGGGGTGCGCCCCCTTCCTATTCCGCCGCCTGCTCGCTCCCGTCCTCGTCGATGCCAGCGGCCTCGGCCGCCGCGCGGATGAGGGCGACGATCGGTCCCTTCACCTCCTGGGGGAGGCGCAGCAGCATTCCGATGGACCGGAGATCGCGGATGTCGGGTTCCGCGCCCAGCGTGCTTGAGGGGCGGGAAGGGGCATCGGCGGAGGTCCCTTCGTCCATCTGGTCGAAGAAGTAGCTCACGGGGACCTCGAGGGCCTTGGCGATGCGCCACAGGGTGGAGGCCGAGATGCGGTTGCGCCCCTTCTCCTGCTTCTGGACCTGCTGGAAGGTGATGCGCAGATGCCCGCCCATCGTCGCCTGGCTGATGCCGAGCATGACGCGGCGCTCCTTCATGCGGTTGCCCACATGGATGTCGATCGGGTCCGGCCCGTCGTATTGGACGATGCGGCTGCGGCGGTTCCGTACAGGCTTCGTCGTCGCCCCGGCTTCCTCGACGGGAAGGACGGGCGGCGTATCCGCCGCTTCCTGCATGGACTCCTTCGGCTTGCGTCCGCGCTTGGCCGGGGCGCCCAGGGGAGGGGCCGATGGAGGCGCGGCCGGCACCACGATGGCGTATCCCTCCGGCTCCTTCTCCGATGGTTCCTCGGGGGCGATGTAGGTGGGGGCGGGGCGATACCAAGGACGACGCGCCATGACGGACCTTCGTAGGGGTTGCGGCGGCGCAATCCTGCATCCCCAGGTGGCGTTTGGGAAGCTCCATTCGCCATCCGTCGTCCTCCACGACGTGCGAAGGCGCCCGGGATGGCTTCCCGAGCGCCCTGACTGTTCCATGCCGCTCCGATCAGGCGGCGAGGACCGCTCGGATCTGGGCGAGGGCCTCCTCGGCGAGCTGGTCGTCCGAGGCCAGGCTGCGGCCGATCGGGTCGTCGATGATGCGGAGCTGGTTGGCAGGCTTCGCGTTGGCGTGGAAGGCCAGCCGCTGGATGTCCTCGGCCTCGAGCATGGGCTGGCGCGTCCTCGCGTCGCAGCCGAGGCGGATGGAGATGTCGATGGCTTCCTCTTCGGTGATGGCGTTCCGTTCGCCGATCATGAGCTGGGCTTCTCCGATGGCGGCGATCACATGGTCGTGGCTGTCCGGCCCATCGGCGAGGGCGTCGAGAAGCGGAAGCAGGGCCGCGATCGGCGTGGCGGGGATGGTGGGGTGCTCGTCGTGCATGGATTCCTCCGGTGTTGCGACTTCGTGAACTTGGGGCCGGAGGTCCGCCCGCTTGAATCCTCGCGCGGGATCGGAGACCATGACGCCAGGAGGGATGCATGGACCTGTCGAAGGATCAGCGGCTCTGGCTGATCGGCGCCGAGCCCGGAACGGATGAGCTGGACGAGGCCCCGGACTGGCTGGTGTTCGAGTGCTACAAGCTCGGCGTCATCCGTCCCGGCGGCGCGCCCGGCCGCTGGCGGCTGTCCGCCATCGGGAGGAAGGCGGTGGACGCCCTCCTCGCCGAGACCTGAGCCGTCAGACGGCCCAGGCGAGATCCGCCATGGCGCGGACCACGGCGTAGCCGACGAGGTCTGCCCGGGACGCGTCGTCGAGCCCGGCCCTTTCGGCCGACTTCTTCGCATGACCTTCCGCCCAGGCGCGGATCTCGTCCGCCGACTTCCTGCCCGTCCATCCCGCGTCGATGCGGATGTCGAGCTGGTTCTTGGCGACGGCGAACGGGGAGCGGGCCGGTGGCTTCGGCGCGCCGAGGATGTTCGCGAGGATGGATGGGATCATGATGCGCCTCCTGCTTCGGAACCTTCGGGATCAGGCCGCCACGCATTCCATGGCTTCGGTCCAGCGGGAGACATCCCCGCCGACCATCCGCAGGGCGCTGCGCTGGTCGATCTCGAGGCGAAGCGCTTCTCCGGCCTCTTCGATCATTTCCCGCAGCGCGCCGTAGCCTGCGCAACGCTTGGCCGAGGACAGCTCCGCCGTCGCCGCGGCGAGGTCTCCCATCCGGCACTGCGAGAGGGCCGTGGAGAGGGGAAGGGCGGAACCGAGGGCGTCATGCGCCTTGGAGACCGCCAGCGCATGGGCGACGAGGCCGTCGACGTGCTTGGAGGCGCTGGGCGAGGAATAGATGTCTGCGAGTTCGTCGAGGGTCATGGTGCTCTCCTGCAAGGAATCGCCGGCGGGATGGCCGGGATGCGGTGCGCGCCTTGGACTCAACCGGCGACCTGCCCGTCTGGGGCCCGGGCGGCGCGGCGCGCTAGCCGGCCCGCTGGGGAGGGCCGGATCGGTGTTCCTGCTCAGGCGAGGGTGAGGTCGCAGTCGCGGACGAGCCATCCGTAGCGATCGGAGATCCATCCGAGGATGCGCATGGTGGCGTCCTTGCGGCCTTCCAGGGTGGAGAGGTCGCATTCGCCCAGGGCGATGTCGTCGAAGCCGACCCGGACACGCTCCGGAAGCCGCACGGCCTCGCCGTCGGTCTCCCATTCGATGTCGCGGGCGATGAAGGCGCGGGTGGTGTCCATGATGCTCTCCGATGCTTGCTCCGGATGATCCGGGCGGTGGCGGTGGGGGCTCGACGCCCGCCTTGGCCGGCCCGAAGGCCGCCCCGCCAAGAAATCAGGCTTCGGCGTCGGCCTGCATGAGATCCTCGGCAATTCGCACCCGTTCCCCGAAATGATCCTCTGCGCCATCATCCGGCCTGTTGTCCCCGAACCAATCCCACTCGGGCTCTTCCCCGTATTCCTCGCAATCGGTGCGCCGCGTCAGGGCGTACCCGTCGCGGAAGTAGACCGCAACGAATCCCTCGTGCCGCTCGATCCTCTGGATGATGACGCGTTCCATGATGCCCTCCCTGTTCCTCGGTTGCTTCCGGCTTGTTTGCCGGGCGGTGGCGGGTGCGGTCTCGAAACGCCGAGGCCCGCCATGTGCGATTACTGCTTCTTGAAGCAGACGGCGGCGATGTGGTTGATGGAGATCCGGGTGATCCCGTTGCTGTCCTCGACATCGAGGTATGAGGCCCCGACAGGCTGTGCGAGCGGACCATCGTTCCATCCGAAGGACGCGATCTTCCCTGTGGCGACGCCGCCAGCGAAGATGACGGTGATGTCGTCGCCGATCTTGAATTGACGAAGCATGTTGGCCTCCATGAAGAAAGCCCGGCCCCCTTCGCGGGAGCCGGGCGGTTGGTGTCTGGGGTGGAAGACGGCTGCGGCAGGTGCCCTGTCGCCTCCGTTCGGCTCACGACGCGGCCGAAGCCAGTGAACCCGGTGGCATTGCCCGTTGGAGGATGGGGCACCGTCTCCGGCGCGTCCTCCCGAAGGATCAAGAGGACGCGGCGGGGGCGGGGCGGTCAGTGGTTGGGTTTGCCCCACTCAGGCCTGCCGGAGGATCGGATCCTTGGCCTTCCTGTCCGCCTTTGCCTTTCGCTCATGCTCCGATTCGATCCACACTCTGCCATTGCGCTTGCGGATGCGGCCATCGACATGCGCCTGCGCCCATTCGCGCGATGCGGTCATGCGACCGGCCTCGCGGCTTCCTTCGTGGGTTTCGAAGATGGCGTGCAGAAGGGTCCAGGCATCGGCATCTGCCAGCTGAGCGATGATTGCCGAGAGACGATCGCCAATGCCGGATGTTTCGTCCACCAAGAGCCAGCGTGTCCCGCCTCCATGGGTCGTGCAGATCACGATCTTGGTCGAAGAGCTGCTGTGGGGCTTGTAGCTGAACAGGTGATAATCCTGGCATGTGGTCCAGGTGAAGGGCTTCTCCCCGGAGGCATGCATGGCGTCGACGGAAGGGATGTAGCGAAGCGATTCGAGCTTGGAGATCTCGATTTCTACTGCCGTCCCGTTCAGAGGATCGCGGGATTTCTGAATGCGAATCCTGGTGGGCGGTTCGCACCCGGCGGGCGTCTCGATAGAAAGGCGGTTGTTGCCGCGGACTGCGCGCCAATCCTCGCGGGTCCAGTATGAAGTTCCATAGTAGTCGTTCTGCTGCTTGACGATGGTGGCGCTGGACATGGTGTTCCTCCATGAAGATAGCCCGGCCCCTTGTGGGAGCCGGGCCGTGTTGCGTGGCTGAGGAAGGGCACCGCTTCCGGCGCGTCCTCCCGGAGGATCAGAGGACGCGGCGGGGGCGGGGCGGTCGGTGATCGAGCGTGCCCCGCTCAGGGTAGCGGCGGAGGATCGGATCCCCGGCGTTTTCTGGATGGCGGAGCCGGGCAGCATTTGGGCTGCCCGGCCATGCCGGTCAATGGAGCAGGTCTTCGAGTCCGACGCGGATCAAGGCGGCCTTCAGCTCGGCGTTGAAGCCGGGGTCGAGGCGCAGGGGGCCGTAGCCGTGGGTGTCGTGCCACTCGGCCGACTCACGGACGAGCCGGGCGAATTCCTCGTCGGTGTCGGCCACCTGGGTCGTGCAGTCGCCCTCGACATACGAGAAGACGACGCGGCGGGTCGGGTTGCACCAGTTGCCGTAGTAGGACGCGTCCTGCTTCGTGTCCATCTGGGCGAAACCGTTGCCGGAGCTGCAGAGGCCGAAGTCGTAGAGGTAGCGATCAGCGGGGCAGAATTCGCGATGGGTCTGGATGGCCATGGCCGGTCTCCTGTGCATTCGTCCGAGCAGGCGCCGTTCCGCCGCGCTCCCATCGAGGAGACGCGGCGGGCATGGCGGTGTCGCCGATCAGGCGGCGAAGAGGGGGAGCTGGCCGCCCTTGGGCGGCTCGGGAAGCTGGTATTCGATCTCGTCGCGCTTCCGCCAGCCGAGGGATCGGGATGTTTCCTCTGTCACCACGATCTCGGCGGCCGCGACGAGATCCTTGGCGATCGTGCCGGCGGGGAGGGGAAGGGCGGCCGTAATGGCCTCCCTATAAGCCTTGATGCGCTTCCGGTAGGTTCCGGGCATGGCCAGTTCCGTCTCCCAGGCGCGCTCGATGAAGCCGCCCACGACGGAGTAGTCCCATCCGGCGCAGCGCCAGATGCCCTTTTCGTCGCGCAGCAGGACGTTGTCGCCGTCCGGCAGGCGGTAGGCCTGTGGCTGATCGAGGGGGCAGGCCTTCGAGGGCGCGGGCGCATGGCCGAGCTCGGGATGGCGCATCGCCCAGTCGCCGGGCACGCTTCCGCCGTCGATCAGCCGCCAGGCGGTGACTCCGGAGGCGACGATGGCCGCGAGGCGTTCGGCGTCCGCGACGCAATCCATGCGGACGTACTCCCCGGCTTCGAACGCTGCGGCTTCTTCGGCGGAGAGCAGCGGACGAAGGCTGGCGAGCTTCTGGGGGTCGATGCCGCGCCAGTCGTATTCGCCGGTGCTGCGTCGCAGGCTGGTGGAGCCGGCCATGAGGAAGGGTTCGGCCAGCTCCTTGAGCCAGGACTGGATGTAGCCTTCGGGGGTGATGGTGCCGGAGCGGGTCCGGAGCATGCCGCCTTCGCAGGAGCTTCCATAGGCGAAGATCCGCTTCAGCGAGGAAGCCGCGTTGCCGATGTGGGTGCAGCCCCAGTGCGGGGTGTGCGGCGTTACGTTGGATTCGTAGGTCTCCTCGAAGAGGAAGTACACCGGGCCGTTCGAGGAAGGAACGGCGGCCGCGCGGCGGCGGCAGGTGATGGTCGAGCCCATGGGGATCTCCTGGCTGGGCCGGTCGTGTCCGGCTGGCGTTCGGGATAGGCAGGCGTCGCCACCGGCGCGTCCTCCCGCGTAGCAGGAAGATGCGCGGGGCGGGGTGGCGCTCAGTGGAGCGTCCGTATCCGGTAGGCCGGATCGGCCTCGAAGAGGGGCGGGATGCGCCCGGCGGCGCGGTGCAGGCTGGCGATGCGCCGTTCCGCCTCGGCGCGGGCCAGGGCGGGGGTGGCGGCTTCGACGCGTGCGATCTCGGCCCCGCGATCGGTCTCGATGACGCAGATCATGGTAGCCTCCTTAGATCAGGTGAAGGGCAAGGAGCCAGGACGGCGAACCACCGGGGCCGTAGCCGTCATGCTCGACATCCGCGCCGCATGTCGCTTCGCACATGCTGTCTTCCAACCAGCGTTGGAGCGTGGCGCGGGAGGGCAGGGTGCGGATTTCGCGGGCCCACCATGGCTGCCGTTCGGCGGAGCGGCGCTTGGCGGCTTTCCAGTCCTCGATCGTCCAATCCGCCTTCTTGCGGGCGAACAGCTTCCATCCGTTGGAGAAGGGCGTGCGGTAGAGCGTGACGCCGTCCTCGTGGCAGGACATCAGGACGCCCCGCTTCGCATGGAAGTATGTGAGGAAGGCCTCTCCGTGGGCTGATTTCTTGGCCATGATCGTTGCTCCGCGCTTTGGTTGGGCGGGCGGCTCGCGCCGGCGGCGCGTCCTCCCGGAGGATCAGAGGACGCGGGGCCGGTGCGGCATGGCGGGTGCGCCCGCTCAGGCAGCGGAAAGCACGGCGTCGAGCGCCATGGCGGCGTCGAGCTGCTCGTGGGAAGAGGATCCCGGCAGCAGGGCCGCCAGCGCGAGCGTCAGGCGGTTGCGGACGGCCTTCGGATCCTTGCGGAGAGGAGCGGCGCGGGCGAGGATTTCCGCTGCCGCTTCGTCGCGCCCCTTTGATGCGTTCCTTCCCGAGCAGAACCAGTATTCGAGCTCGGACCATCCGGCATAGGCCCGGGCGCCGAGCGGCTTGACGATCTCGCGGATGGCGCCTCCGACGCGCCTGTCCGCATCGAGGAAGGCCTTGCGGATGCGTTCGGCCTGCGGGCGGAAGGCGCCCTTTCCCGTTCGGACAGCGGACATCCCGGAGATCAGACGCTCGAACGCGTCGTCGAGCCCGGGGATCGCTTCGACCGAAGGATTGGCGCGCACCGAGCCGAGCGCGGCGATCCATCCGTCGAAGGAGGGTGTCCATTGGGCTTCCTGCAGCCAGGCGAAGTTGTTCTCGCCGTATCTGTCGATGTCCCAGAGGACGCTGCGGATCGCCATGAGGTCGGCTGCGAGGCGGGCGAGGGCGATGGATTCGTTGCTGGCGGACATGCGGGCCTCCTGTTCGGGAATGGGGTGGCCCGCGCCGGCGGCGCGTCCTCCCGAAGGATCAAGAGGACGCGGGGCCGGTGGGGGAGGCGATTGGCTTCGCCTCCCGCCGGGCCGATCAGTCCTCGAGGACGACGCCGATGGCCTTCGCGTAGATCCCGCAGGCCTTGCCGAGGTCCAGCGTATTCAGCGCCACGGCCTTGGGATACCTGATGCGGAGCTGGGCGAGCCGGATGTCCAGGGGAAGGGGAGCCGCTCCTTCCTTCGTCGAGATCACCATGATCTTCTTCGACCGGGGCGTTTCGAGGAACAGGATCTTGCCTTCGGCGTAGGCCTTCTCGAGCTTGGCGGCGATGTCGGCGCGCGCGACGGTCCTCTTCGGGGCCGCGATCTCGATGCGGATGTCCCTCTCGGTGAATTTCAGGCAGAAGGTCGCTTCCGGGCAGTCCTCGAGACCGGCGAACATCGCCAGCGGCAGGGTCTCGGCGAAGTCGTCGCCGCCGACGAGATCCCGGGCGTTGTCCCACCATTCCGCATCCTTGTCGGGGTCGCAGCCTTCGGCGTAGGCGACCTTGGAGCGACCCTCGACGCCTTCGCCGCCGATCGAGCCGTCGGCCATCTGCCGCGGATTGCCGTTGCTCATGAGGTAGATGCCCTGGTCGTGGACAAGGAACAGGCCGGGGGTCGGCGCGTCGTCGCCCCAGCCCTTGCTGTGGGAGGGGGAGGCCTTGGAATGGGCGACGAGGGGGAGGACGTCGGCGACCTTGAAGATGAGCTTGGCCATGGTCTTGCTCCTTGATGGATGGTGGCTGGGCTGCTGCGCCGGCGGCGCGCTCCCGCAGGAGATGAGCGCGTCGTCGCCGCAGCGGCGTTCTGGGGATCGCCCGGCCCCATCTTCCATCCCATCCGGAAGAGGAAAGGGGAACGGGCCATGAGGTCGATCGATGACATCCGCATCCGCACGAAGCTCATGCTGCAGGCGGTCTTCGCCGCCTTCATCCCGATCGTCGGCGGACTGGTCGGCCTTGCGCTCGTTTGGCACACGGCGACGACGGATCGCCAGGAGGATCTGCGCAGGCTCGCCCAAGCGGGGGCGTCGATCATCGAGGCTTCGGCGGGTGATGGGGCGGACGAGGAGAAGGCGCTTTCCGCCGTCGCTTCGGTCGGCCGGATGCGCTTCGACGATGGCGGGCATGAGGAATACGTCTTCGTGCTCGACCGCTCGGGCGTCATGCGGGCGCATCCGAACGCCTCCCTCGTCGGGAAGGACCTCTCGGACCTGAAGGATCCGGACGGGGTGCGCATCGTCGCTGGTCTCGCGGCGGCGGCCGGCTCGCTGGAAGGCGGCTTCGTGAAGTATCGTTGGGCTCGTGGGGCCGAGGGCGACAAGCCCAAGCTGTCCTACGCGCGGGCCGTTCCCGGAACGCCCTTCATCGTGGCCACGGGATCCTTCGTCGATGACATCGATCGGCAGGCGCTGTGGATCGGCCTGCTCATCGCGGCGCTCACCTTCCCGGCGGTCGCCCTGGCGCTGGGCATGGCCTGGCTGAACGTGCGCGGCATCGTCCGTCCGCTGGATCGGGTGGTCGGCGCTCTTGGCCGCATGGCCGAAGGGAACATCGACGGGATCGAGATCACGGATGCGGGCCGAGGCGACGAGATCGGGGCCATCGCCCGTTCGGTCGAGGCGTGGCGGCGCGGACGCATCGAACGGCGCGCCTCCGATGCGAAGGCGCAGGAGGAGAGCCGTGCCCGCGTGGAGCGGGCCCGCAAGGTCGAGGCCCTGACCGTTGAGTTCGATGGCCAGTCCTCGGCGTCCATGGCCGATGTGCAGGCGTCCATCGTCCAGCTCGAAGGCGCGGCGCAGGGCCTGTCCTCGGCCTCCGAGCGCTCGGCGGCGCAGGCGTCGGTTGCTTCCGAAGCGGCGGCGACGGCCTTGGGGTCGGCCCAGACGGTCGCGGCGGCCGCCGAGGAGCTGACGGCCTCCATCGAGGAGATCGCCCGCCAGGTGGCCCTTTCGGCCTCCGTGGCGGAGACGGCTTCGTCGGAGACGGCGCGCACCGATGGGCTGGTGCGGTCGCTGGCCGCCAGCGCGTCCGAGATCGGCTCCGTCGTGGATCTCATCCGCACCATTTCATCGCAGACCCGCATGCTGGCGCTCAACGCCACGATCGAGGCGGCGCGGGCCGGCGAAGCGGGAAGGGGCTTCGCGGTGGTCGCCGGCGAGGTGAAGCAGCTCGCCGCGGAAACGCAGAGGGCGACTGGAGAGATCGAGCAGCGGGTCGAGAGCATCCGGGGCTTCACGGAGGATGCCGTCGCGGCGCTGGGGGCCATCGGTTCCGTGGTAGGCGAGCTGCACGGCATCTCGGGGACGATCTCCTCGGCCGTGGAGCAGCAGTCGGCGGCCGCCGGCGAGATCGCCCGGGGCGCCGCCTCGGTGGCGGCTGCGGCGTCGGAGGTGTCCTCGTCGTCCGAGGATGTGCTGGATGCGGCGAAGCGCACCGATGCTGAATCCCGGCAGGTGCATTCGGCGGCGGTGTCCCTGCGCTCCCGTTCGGAGATCCTGAAGGCCGGCATCGATCGGCACCTCTCGGACATCGGGGCGCTGGCCATCTCCGATGCCGCATCCTCTGGGGATTTCCTTCCCTGGTCGGATGCGCTGAAGGTCGGCAACGCCATGATCGATCATGACCACGAGCGCCTGGTGGCCATGGTCAATGACCTCTACCGCGCCATGCAGGACGGATCCGGCCCGGCGCGGGCCCGCGAGGTGGTCGACGGCCTGGTGGCCTACACCGTCGAGCAT
Proteins encoded in this region:
- a CDS encoding helix-turn-helix domain-containing protein gives rise to the protein MARRPWYRPAPTYIAPEEPSEKEPEGYAIVVPAAPPSAPPLGAPAKRGRKPKESMQEAADTPPVLPVEEAGATTKPVRNRRSRIVQYDGPDPIDIHVGNRMKERRVMLGISQATMGGHLRITFQQVQKQEKGRNRISASTLWRIAKALEVPVSYFFDQMDEGTSADAPSRPSSTLGAEPDIRDLRSIGMLLRLPQEVKGPIVALIRAAAEAAGIDEDGSEQAAE
- a CDS encoding DUF3085 domain-containing protein; translated protein: MAKLIFKVADVLPLVAHSKASPSHSKGWGDDAPTPGLFLVHDQGIYLMSNGNPRQMADGSIGGEGVEGRSKVAYAEGCDPDKDAEWWDNARDLVGGDDFAETLPLAMFAGLEDCPEATFCLKFTERDIRIEIAAPKRTVARADIAAKLEKAYAEGKILFLETPRSKKIMVISTKEGAAPLPLDIRLAQLRIRYPKAVALNTLDLGKACGIYAKAIGVVLED
- a CDS encoding bacteriohemerythrin, which codes for MRSIDDIRIRTKLMLQAVFAAFIPIVGGLVGLALVWHTATTDRQEDLRRLAQAGASIIEASAGDGADEEKALSAVASVGRMRFDDGGHEEYVFVLDRSGVMRAHPNASLVGKDLSDLKDPDGVRIVAGLAAAAGSLEGGFVKYRWARGAEGDKPKLSYARAVPGTPFIVATGSFVDDIDRQALWIGLLIAALTFPAVALALGMAWLNVRGIVRPLDRVVGALGRMAEGNIDGIEITDAGRGDEIGAIARSVEAWRRGRIERRASDAKAQEESRARVERARKVEALTVEFDGQSSASMADVQASIVQLEGAAQGLSSASERSAAQASVASEAAATALGSAQTVAAAAEELTASIEEIARQVALSASVAETASSETARTDGLVRSLAASASEIGSVVDLIRTISSQTRMLALNATIEAARAGEAGRGFAVVAGEVKQLAAETQRATGEIEQRVESIRGFTEDAVAALGAIGSVVGELHGISGTISSAVEQQSAAAGEIARGAASVAAAASEVSSSSEDVLDAAKRTDAESRQVHSAAVSLRSRSEILKAGIDRHLSDIGALAISDAASSGDFLPWSDALKVGNAMIDHDHERLVAMVNDLYRAMQDGSGPARAREVVDGLVAYTVEHFGREEELMRTLPGYAFSVEHRAAHAEFVAKVGDFRTRLVSGSATLSMSVLVFLKDWLAEHILGTDRELARVAAGR